GAAGTATGGGCAGAGAATGTACTAGTGAGAGCAAATGCCAGCTAGGAGGAGCAGGCATGGAGGAGAGGATTGGAGTGCAGTAGCATGGATAATTTAGTGGTGGGGTTGGCAGCTGACTGAGTAAAGCTCTCATTAATTCTTTAATGTAttatttagcatttttttttaatatatttccaGAGAAGCCACGATGCACTGTAATAATTTAACAGGCTAAGGAGGAGCCAGGTAACACATGCTGAAGAATCTTttcctgtgtgtgcatgtaaGGGTTTCTGCAGCTAAGGGAGCAGAAACTGCCATTTGCAAATGGTAGGAACTGGTGAGGGATATGGTAATCCTTAAATTTCACTGGACCAACACCTCACCTGTGCTGTACCACTCTGGTACTTAAAGTAACTTGCTGATAAGTGTGGTCAGAGCTGGCCTGGGTGAAGCCCTTTCTTGGCCCTGAAGCAGACTGGGGCAATGCATCATGCTGAGTTGTAGTGCATGACATGGCGATGAGCAGCTGCAGTTAACATCCTTAAgtggcacagctggaaatgGAGGAGGACAATTACCCTCATCCAGGCAAAACCAAGCATTGCCAACAACAGAAGTGCTCTTCCCTGAGCTTTGGGATCAGTGACATGCCTTGGTGCTCCCCTTGAGCTCAGGAAGCTGGGCATGTGCCTCTGGGGAGTTTGGCATCTTGAGCACTGGCAGAGTTGCCTAATAGCCCAGGACTTTGAGATTGCTATCTgataaatcaaatatttatttgagcCTTCTTATATGtccctctccccagctctgctgtgcctcttCCAGACTATTTGACTGGTTAAACTTCTTTTCATGGTCTGCTTTATGTCAAGCCTCTTCTCTCCAGTCCTGCTTAGTTATAATGCTTGCCTGCTTTTCCTGAGCAGAAGGTGTGAGATTGTTAATGAGCTCATTAACAGGAGCTGATCAGAACAGAGCTGATCCCAAAGCAGCAATAATTAGGGATCACTACTTTGATTTTGTTTCCCTTATTACTGTTTATGAGTATGTGTGTGCTCTGGGCTGCTTCTGAGACTGGTGTCCAGGCAGCTCATTCCACCTTTACCTGGCACTGTGCTGCCTCTTAGTGTCTGGTGTGTGAAAGCTCCCACCACagggaggctgtgctgccagccttGGCCTTCCCTGGAGaaccaggcacagcagcagtgttgCACAGAGGTCACTGCCACCTTAGTGCACTGAGGCCGTTTTCTTTCAGGCTAGGTTATTGTGTTCATGTTGTCTGATTAGCCCACTGTTTCCCTGCTGGAAGCAAGCTTGAAAGACAAAGTTTTTCTTGAGATATCTATGCTGTGGTTGCCAGGCAGAAGAGAGGAGTGATTCCCAGAACTGTTGCCTATGGTAGGATCCCTTCCTGGGCAGTCTGTTTGCATACAAGGAAATGAACCCTCCTGTGCCTAGCTGTGGTTACTGCCCTCCACAGGAAGACACAGGGGTGGCTGTTGGGATACTTGATGAAGAGACACAAGGAGATAACCAGTGTTTTTCTGCACAGAAACTTATTGCTGCCAACACTTGGTACAGGTTGAAGAGGCAAATGCTCTCTTGACCATACTGTGTAGACTTCTGTTGCTGTTGTAGATTTTGCTGGGTAAAAGAGACTGGAAGTTTCTCTTTGTTCCCTCTTCACCCAACCAGACAGCTGGGGGTGCTTTGTAGATTTCTGCATCCATTCACAGTGCTAACATAAGACCCTGTCCCTCAGGCTTTGGTTTAGGCCAGTGTCTCTCCTTTTATCCTCTAATTGCATAAAGATACCTAAGATCACACCTTTCCTTGTAGACCCACATGCAAAGAAACTAAAGCAGGCTGGAACAGGATCAGATCTAGCAAAAGGGTGCTGGCCAGCCACACAAttggcagtgtcagggctggctTGGCTTTGTCTGGGGTGAAGATGTTACAGTTGTCTGGGCTAGAAtacaggctgagctgggagatgATGAGTTCTCTGTGCTGTGATCTCTACACAGATCTGGGATTCTTCCCTTGATCTGGGGAGGAATAGTAGCTGAACTGCCACCATCTGCATGGGGATGAGTCTTTGTAAGCTGGGAGAAGAAATGATGGTGACTGGAGTGGTGTTTTTCAGATTGATGGACTGGAGGAGAAGCTGGCACGCTGCAGACAGAGCATGGAAGAGGTGGACCTAAAGCTGCGCAGGGAGAAGCTCAGCCCCGAAGGAAGGTATTGCTGACCAGCTCCTTACACAGCTGAGTGTGTGCACTTCAGCTTAGCTGTCATCCTGCTGTAGCACCAAGCAAGGGCTCTTGAAGGGGCGGGAATGTGTGACATTCCCATGACACAACTCTCTTCCCACAGCTTGGAGCTTTCTTGGGGAATTTGCCTCTGTGAGAAGTACAGtgatagagagagagagctaTATCTTATTAACAGCCTGACTCCAGCCTGTGCCACAAGCAGACAAGTAGTGCCTGAAACTTGCCAGTTCATTTGCAGGCCTGGCTCCTGGCCTGTTAGGAACCTGCTCTGTGAATCTGGCAAAGGTCTTCTGCACACTGCTGCTCAGGCCTTGCTGAAGCCACCTGGGTTCAATCAGGGAGATGTGCAGCAACTACTGCTGAGGGCCAAACCAGGCTGGGATCCAGCTGcaaaagcagctgagggaaaatATCTGTGCCTGTGTTGCTAATGTGTGTGGATGTAGGGATGAATTAACACACTGGCTTTTCTTGGGAATGCTAAGAGGGACAATTCCCCTGAAATCTGTGGCTGCCAGAGAGGCAGCAGTTGTTGGCTTCTAGAACTGGGAGTCAGGCAAGGATTTTGACCTGGATTTTGTAGTAGACATAGGCAGAACCTGCTGTTTCTCTTGAGTGTGAAGCAAGAGAATTAGATGTCCCAGCTGATTCTCAAATCTCTCTGCTtgagaacatttttttcagtcacTAGCATCCTACTGGTCTGCTCCTAGCAAAAAGGCTGGGAAGCTCAGTCATCAGCCCAGGGAGTGGTCCTGATGATCCTCATGTTTGCTCTACACTACTGTCCTGTAGAACCCCATTAGAAATGATCATAAAAATAGTGATGTCACCATCCCCTGACATTTATCAGGCTTACTTTAACTTCTTTGTTAAACTTAAAACTCTCCTTTGCACTTCCCCCTCTTCCTTTACTGGAGTTCTATATCCCCATCAGTATTTAGACAGGGTCCTGtctcttcctgtccctcttgTCTGTAGCTCCTCGTCTTAACAATCCTTTCCTGGCCTAAATTCTCCTTGTTACTGTCTGTATTCTTTATCTGGGGCTTAGGTGGCCAACAACCAAACCTACAGCTGCGGGAACTTGACAGGATGTGATATATGATAGTTTCTGATTGAAATACAGGGCCTAGAGCAAAGAATTACGAATTAAGATTCTTGGGGCCTTCTATGAGTTTTACAGCTTGTATGGAAGTAGAACTTCCATTGTCCAATTCCAGACCCTTTGAAAAACCCTGGAGGGAAGGTACCGTGATCAAAATTATCGATTCAGTGTATAGCACACAAAGAGGAGCTCTGCTTTTCCACTTTGAAGTTCAGTTGTCATGGTTTCTCCATGTCTCTTTCTCAAAGCTTCTTCCCTTGACTCTCTTCACAAGGCAACTTTCTAAGTAGCAGCTCAGTCATGTTGGTAAATCTGTCTTCTCACTTCCTACTGGCTGCCCTCCACCCAGTTTTCTTCTAGAGccctttcctctcctgctgctcctaaTGTAGCTTGCTTTCTTGCCCTCCCTTACACTTAACTAGCTGTACACATAGATTTGGATCTCTTTCCTCCTACAGGTTGTTCTTACTGTGCCCCAAGGGGAACAACAAACTCTGTTACACTTTCTGCCTTCTCTGAACCAGGAGATAATTTGTTAGTGCATGTTTATTTATGTGCAGAGTCTGAGAGGACTGACCATGTCCTCACTGCTGTAATGgaaacactgctgctctcaggaaTTTCACTTTAGGTTTATATTTTAATCTGCATATTAATTAATCTTGTGCAATTTAAGACAAGGGCTGGGTTGGCCTAACTTAGTCTTTTTTGTTATTATGAGTCTTCAGTCTAATGACAGGTTGTTTAACTCTATTAGTACTGGGCTTGGATTCAGCTTGTTTCCTTGAGTTCACCAATTTCTGCAAATTGGATACCTCTGAAAAAGGGATCCCAGCTTCAAATGGTGAGAAGAATTGCTATTCAAGCACTAAGCCCAATGTGATGGGGGGAAGGATCCTCCAGAGAGCATATAAGCTCCCCCATCCCATAGCTGTTTCAGAACTTCCTGCCTCACCTAGGGGGaactggagcagggaaatgacCCAAGAACCCTTTCTACAATGCTCTCCTGAAAGGAGAGACAGGAAGCAAtttgggggaaggaaaaaataatctaaaatgcTGCATCTCTTCTGTTGCACAACTGGGTACTTCTAAACTGTCACCCTTCCAGCAGGGAGGGGGTGAGGGGCTCATCCTCTGAGCAGATATCCCCCGCAGTGGGGACAGTCTCTCTTCCATCATGTAAGCAAAGAAATAGGCTGTGTTCTGCCTCGCAGGTAATGAACTCCTCTTCTCATTACAGAAAGTCACTGGAGAGAGAGCGAAACTTACTAATGACCAAAGCTGACAACTATGGTAAGAGCTTCATTAAAAATGGTCCCTCTGGGCAGGATGGGATCAGTGCTGCAGCTTAGCTTTGTCTTCAAGCTCCTGCCACCTCTGACTTCTGCCTTTGAATTTAGCTTCAACCAAAGGGAGCTAAACTAATGGAAATGTAGTCAGCATATTATAATAGGAGTCTGCATCCTCCTACTTGAGCTGTACTtccatagggaaaaaaataagcatcAGCTAATGAAGGGGAGAAAATGTCCCCCTCCACACACCCCAGATTACCAGTCTTTAGATAATCATAGCTAACAGATTGGCTTGAGTAGCTTTTAACATCCCTCTCcccaacctttttttttttttttcctagtagaGGCTTGCTAGGCAAGAAGGTAAGTGCTAAGTGCTATCAGGAGTGTAGCAAAATATACCTTCCTTGGGGAAGGTTCTTACTGCATCAATTTATGAGGCCACTCAGCACAAGAGCATAGCGATTCACACTGACGTGCTGCCTGCACTGCTAGAGAGCCAGGGTCCTTCCTTGGTGCAAGTCCTGCTGCAGACACTTAGAATGAAAGCCTCTCTGAGATACCATACTTGACAGGACTTCCGTTCCACTAGAGGTGCTGCTTTGTACATCTTCAGGAACTGATCAGTGTGTTACCTGCTTGGCAGtactctgcagctgtgcaagcagcagagctcacacaAGGGAAAGAGGCACAAGTATTCTTTTGGGTCTAGAGGGTTGAAAGCTGGGGTATGGCCGGCAAATTTGTAATTATAACTCATGCTAGAGGACTGTTTCCAGAAGAGTAACAGTTATTTTAAACAGACTGAAAGCTGTTCCCTAAGGGCCTACCACTAGAGACAGCAGAAGATTGAAATTTGCTGCCACCCTTTCACCAGTCAGCAGTCAGGCAGCCCTGGTGGCATCAGCAGAGCAGTGTGACAGCAGCTCAGACAGCAGCAACAGCCTCACCTAATGGTGACATCACTGCTATGGCCTCTGACTAAATCTTTCCTTATTCCAGCTGATGCACTTGAGGCCAtgaacagcagctgctgacagTGGCATTGTCAGCATCCGTTTaagctggcactgctgtgtgtgAGGTTATGTGACCCTGTCACTTCCTTTGTGGCCTTGCACATTCAAGCAGGTTGCTCTGTGGCTGCATGAGAGTGCTTGTATTAGGTGAAGAATGGGGCAGAAAGAACAGCTAAAAGTCTCTTTTGATTACCAGCACCACTTGGCAACTGCTGGAGGCTGCTTGTGCAAACTGTAGAGACAGTAAGGTGTGTAGTCTGTGCAGATGAACTCAGCAACAGAAGCAGTCTGTCTCTGGACAGTGCACACCCCAGCCTTGCCTGACACACACTTAGTGCTGTTTGGCCTTGCAGTCTGTAAGGCTGGAGGCCTCACTGCTTGCCTGTACCAGCCAGCAAAGTTTTCTGGAAGAGAACTAGTAAGAGTGGGATTCTCATCTTTGGTAAAGGGAACCAAACAGAAATGGAGATTGGTAAGACTCCATGATTGAAATAGCCACCGTCTTCCTCTCTCTGCATCTGTTGTTCTAAGGttgctttccttctccctggTTTACCTGTCTCTAAAAAGCTAAAAGCTTCAGACCCAAACAGAATAAGTGCCCAGGTTCAGGCCTTCTCCACACTGATCATTCTGAGGTGTAAGGAGACACAGATTCTGCAGCATTCAAAGGTGGCTACAGTTGTATTTAAATTTTAGCACTAGAAAGAGCTACCAGGCTGTTACATCTAGAAGATAGTAGAAATAGCTCTCTGCCCTCCTGGCTCCTTCATTTTCCTAGGGAACACACAGTTATTCTAATGACAGTCTGTCCTGAGTAGAGGCCTACAGCAGTGTCATTTCCCAACAGGAACTGGTCTGGCACTGAAGTATTCCCAAGCACAGCTACCACAAGTGTcaggatgagagcaaatgaaaGGGCTCCTACTAGTTTGGGTAGTTACCTCCCATTCAGCACAATACCCTGTTGGCAGCTTTGCATACTGCTCCCAAATTTTTTGCCTGTGGCCAAGGTAGCTTTGTGCTTCTTAAGAGAGTTTTGAAAGGAGATGCAGCTGCAACATGAAGAACCTTCACAGACAagtcttttgtttgtttctcagAGAAAGAACTGAGTGTGCTTCGTAAGGAAAATCGCAAGAATGCTGCCCTTGCTGTGGCCATGGCATTGCTGATTGCTCTTATTTACGCCTGCTGGACAATGTGATTGCACTCAAGAATTTTCCCCGCTGAACAAATGACTCCTGCAAGGAGCTCTTCCTCCTCTCACCATTGTGCCTCCCCCAAGGGTGAGGATCAGCATTTCAAATTACTGTTCTTGTTTATTGTCTCCAAGCCTTGTTGTAGGGAAGATTTTTCTCTGCAAATTGAGGAGGACAGGAGACAAACCAGAAATCACAGCACGCTTGCACTTGGAAATCAGGTCAAGCAGAGCTCAAGGTGGTGCCATCTTAGCCAAAACACAGTCAGGACCATGCAGCCTGATCCAGGAAGGCAATACATTCTCCCTTTTGAAGAGGACCTTTGTGATTACAAACAGGTGctttctgcccagcccaggtggaATACACACCCTGGCTCCTGTGACACAGTCATAAACTGAAGAGACCAAGCTCTTGATGCTAAGGGTAATCTGTAGGTGTTGCAATTCTATATATTCCCAGAGCTGAGCTAAAGATGCTTCCTCCTCCACCCCGACTTCCAGGACCAAAGGAATCCTACATTCACAAAAGCAGATGGCACGTAGGTATCTCTGCAAGCAGGGAGCATCCACATTGAGATATGGGTGCTTGGACTGTGAGATGATCTGCCTACCTCTCCAGTGCATCAGAGCTTGgtagccattttgtgcctttgaGAATCAGTGTTTGCAGAAGACAATTTACCATCAACCCCTAGAGATGAAAGTGCTTCTGTAaagctttaaataaaataatttgaccttttaatttcctgttttgtttatttggtggcttttttccccctgttctGTCCTGTTTCTCAGTCACTGCTTTATTCTCATCCTACTATTTCCTTACTGGCACATATTGCACTATGGTAAGCCTAGACTAAGTTAGGCACTTAAGCCCCTGGTCAGTGAGCTCTCAACAGTGGGTTACTGCTCTGTTGTGGCCTGGAATGTACTTCCTTTGACTGGAACAGGAGCCTACCCATGCTGCAGGAGTTCCAGAGACTGTCCCCTGTAATGCCCTCTCATTTCAATGCTCTAAACTTGCCACAAGAACTTTTAAAATGGACTGCCTTGAATATTTAGCTCTGCTGACATTTCTCTGCTGCCACACTgacaggcactgctggcccaAATTGTGTGGGAagcaaaggaaagaaggacTGCTGAGAACTAAAGAAGCTGTATTGGTAATAGAACATGAAAGCACAGAAGTCAACACAAAATGATACAAAGCCTAATAACAATACATTGTGCAATTAACATACATAAATACTCCCTTCAGCAAGACCTTCCTCACCCGCCCTTCCCAACATAATCCCTCAGCAGGGAAGCAAGTAGCTTGGTGGCTCATGCCTGCCTTCTTGAAGGGAGATTTAGAATCAAGGTTCAGtgcatcaaaaataaaaataaaagcaaattaaaataagCGACTAGAGACAACTGAATAAACAAAGCATCTATTCATAAAAGCTAGCCTGCAGACTGACCAAGTTTTTTTGTACCCTCCAAGGCCTACACTGATCCTGGTTTACTTCCTAGTCACTCTTCTGTCTGCCAGCCCCCAGGAGTCAAAGCTCTGAGCCGAGGACACAACACTGCAAAGGAgcctggcagagggagcagcatgCATTGCTGGCACTGGAACAGCCTCAAGGCAGTCCCCAGAGGTCCTTGGAACTCAAATTGCTGGTTGGTTTAAAAAGCCAACTGTACACAGGGCTGGACACCAGAGGTTGAGGTACTTTATTGCCCACTGGGAGAGattcctccccatccctcatGGAAGTGCCTTTGCCAAGACAAAGCTACTAATGACACACCTCTTGTTTAGGGGGAAGAGCCACCATTTCTTTCATACACGTTTTACCAATGTTTGAGAGCAGAGAGGGTCTACAGATCAGCCAAGAGGATGCACTAACAGCCTGCAGTCCTTCAACTGCTTTGACAGACCTGTGTCTAAGTCAAAGTTTCTATGTCTTGCTGCGCAGGTTTGTTCAAATCATTCATATGGATGTGGAGAAAAAGACAGTCTAAACAACGCTATAGATGCTATAGAACTATAGCTTTCCTTAAGGCACAGTTCAGATAAACCCCTAAATCACTTTTCTCCCTACTGCCAATCAGTGTTTAAAAACAAGCcaagaacaaacaaaacaaaacaaaaattggaCTATCTTGCTGTTTATCCCAAAGCATTCAACTATGTGTTATCTTCTGATTTATGTGGAAGACTTGGCAAAGTGCCACAGAAACCAGAAATGAAGGTAAAACATGCAACAGAAGCCAACATTGAGCCTGGCACAGAAGTGCATGGAGAAGTCTTGACACAAATGCCATACTGAGAGGAGTTTCCTGGCTCTGTGCCTTCACCTCAGATGCAGTTCCAGAGTCAAATAGGATACAGAGGATTTCAAAGCCAGTCtggtattttaaaagtaaagtCTGGTTACCTTTCCAGTGGGTACAGTCAGGGGACAGGAATTGCTTCTTATTAACCTACATGGTTAAAGTTGAAATATCTTTCTACTGAAGCCCTGGGTCTTTTTAACTAAGTTGGACATTCCCATCATTTCTTCCAGGGACTTCAGCATCCTAGCTTTTCTATGTCTTCCCTCCCACATCCACTTTCCTCGCTGAAGGTTTAGGTAATAATGTTAAGTACCAAGAACCAAAGCACCTTGGTCTCAGAAGTACCATGAAGCACATACACCAACCATGGTACATTTTCACAAATTagccccaggctgctggctTGGCATCAGTCACTAACCTGGAGACGGGAAATCCTTGTCACAGCAGCTTGCAGAAGTGTGAGCACATCAGATCTATGCCAGGAACTGTACTCATCACCTGCATTGGCCTTTTTCCAACAGGGAACCATCACATAAGAATTGCAAGTGGCTAGCTGAGTGCCTTGATAAACAGAAGCATTGGAGACACTGACAAGAATATATAACTTTTGCTCACAGCTCACCAAAGACTTAACACCTTCCACTGGATAGTGTAGCCTTTGACAAGGCCAAGGAGAGAGCTGCCAGGAGCAATGCAGGGCCTCTTCAATGTGCTGTTGCCCACCTCTGCCATCAAAACATCTCCGCTCCTTCCCACACTGCAAGAGAAGCAGAAGCCTGGGGAGTtctggcacacacagagctccacaAACCTTGCTGAATGTTTCAATAGGAGCACAGAAAGCTGCCAGCCCCTTGGCCTCATGCATGCAGTAGGTCAGGACAAAAGGACATTAGGCCTCGGCTCCAGGAGTTACCTTGGGTACTCTGGCAGCAGGTGCTACCTGGGCTATACTCTTATATACACTACCAGGGCAAAGCCTCATCCTGTGCCTTCTGCATACCATCCCCTGGTTCCATCATCTCCAGGAAATCAGCTCTGGAGAATATCAGGATAGAAGTTGTGGAGCCTTCCCAGTCCCATCAGTCCCTGAAGAATCCaagctgggctcagcccctccctgcacccTCAGGAGAGCAGGGTTAGGGGTAGTGTGCTTGGATGAAAGACAGAACAGTCTCCTTTGATAGCTTCTCTGGATCTTGTCTTTTCTGAGAGTCGTGCACTTTGACACCTTCCCCCCATTCCCAGAAGAGGCGGCTGTAATGGCAGACACTGTGGGCAGAGAGGAGAGCAAGGTTAGTttggcagggaagggaaaggaaacacTTCCATCCCAGTGAGAGACAGCTGCCCTTGCTATGAGAGCCACACAGGAATACTCAGAGCAGGTGCCTTAGAAAAGACCAGTGCATTTATTCATTCAATTTACAAACTCTACAGCCCTCAAAGTACAGCAACAGCCAAGCCTAAGAGATT
This window of the Ammospiza nelsoni isolate bAmmNel1 chromosome 3, bAmmNel1.pri, whole genome shotgun sequence genome carries:
- the CCDC167 gene encoding LOW QUALITY PROTEIN: coiled-coil domain-containing protein 167 (The sequence of the model RefSeq protein was modified relative to this genomic sequence to represent the inferred CDS: inserted 1 base in 1 codon), with translation MAPAQPSQARPRSRAVAHGAXLRMRGGRGRTMGRRRAGPSVAREIDGLEEKLARCRQSMEEVDLKLRREKLSPEGRKSLERERNLLMTKADNYEKELSVLRKENRKNAALAVAMALLIALIYACWTM